CGGTGCTGCGCTGGGTGGTGGCGGTGTACTGCCTGGTGGCGGCGTGGCAGATCGGATTCGGCAGCACCCGCGCGCCGGCGGACGGCAGCGACGTGGCGCCGCCGCGCGGGTGGCCGATGACCGCGGCCGGTGGCGGCATCGGCGCGCTTTCCGCGGTGGTCGGCATCGGCGGCGGCAGCATGACCGTGCCGTTGCTGGTCTGGCGCGGCGTGCGCCCGGTACGCGCGGTCGGAACCTCCAGTGCCTGCGGCGTGGCGATCGCCATCGCCTCGGCGACCGGTTACGCGGTGCACGCGCCGCCGGGCGCGCTGCCCGAGCACGCCATCGGCTACGTTTACCTGCCGGCGGCGCTGGGCGTGGCCATGGCCTCGGTGCTGTCCGCGCCGCTGGGCACGCGCCTGGCCCATGCGATCAGCGGGCATGCGCTGCGGCGGGTGTTCGCGGTGTTCCTGCTGCTGGTGGGCGTGAGCGTGGCCCTGTCCGGCTGAGGCCGGCTCAGTCGTCGCAGCTGGCGGCGACGATCGCGGCGATGCGCTCGTAGTCGCGCTGCCGCCATTCCACGTTGTCCGGATGCGCCAGGCGCCAGCG
This genomic interval from Pseudoxanthomonas suwonensis 11-1 contains the following:
- a CDS encoding sulfite exporter TauE/SafE family protein, giving the protein MSIWMYLGFPLLGLAAGLLAGLLGIGGGLVIIAALAWMLPLFGVPQEAAMHAALASSLASIVLTGLSSARSHAKRGSVLWPTVAWMVPGLLLGGWLGSGLAVALDDTVLRWVVAVYCLVAAWQIGFGSTRAPADGSDVAPPRGWPMTAAGGGIGALSAVVGIGGGSMTVPLLVWRGVRPVRAVGTSSACGVAIAIASATGYAVHAPPGALPEHAIGYVYLPAALGVAMASVLSAPLGTRLAHAISGHALRRVFAVFLLLVGVSVALSG